One genomic window of Garra rufa chromosome 24, GarRuf1.0, whole genome shotgun sequence includes the following:
- the chodl gene encoding chondrolectin: MRTAIGILCALTFLVSYSRGARVVSGQTVCQGSPEQPCYKIAYFRDVSSRVAFWEAQHACEMDGGSLLSIENTAEQKHIEHLLRELSVSTTSGASSGSGITDGDFWIGLTRVEDETAQEPGSFASCPNLYRWTDGSVSQFKNWYADEPSCGGEACVVMYHQPTALAGPGGPYLYQWNDDRCNMKHNFICKYEPESYLVKVQSDTPGGPDVDLSSEEQEERRTSAVDQDENPQLIMPGPSSMLLIYVIIPTIPLLLLILVASGTCCFQMLSKSKPRTKTSVNQSTLWISKTPKIDSGMEV; encoded by the exons ATGCGCACAGCAATCGGAATCCTTTGTGCTTTGACTTTCCTGGTCTCTTACAGCCGTGGGGCGAGAGTTGTGAGCG GTCAGACAGTGTGTCAGGGCAGTCCTGAGCAGCCGTGCTATAAGATCGCTTACTTCAGGGATGTGTCGAGTCGTGTTGCATTCTGGGAGGCTCAGCATGCGTGTGAAATGGATGGCGGTTCATTGCTGAGCATTGAAAACACAGCAGAGCAGAAGCACATCGAACATCTTCTGCGGGAACTCAGCGTCTCCACTACCTCCGGTGCTTCCAGCGGGTCAGGCATCACAGATGGAGACTTCTGGATCGGGTTGACACGCGTGGAGGATGAGACAGCACAGGAGCCTGGCAGCTTCGCCTCGTGTCCTAACCTGTACAGGTGGACAGACGGAAGTGTCTCACAGTTTAA aaactgGTATGCTGATGAACCATCCTGCGGAGGAGAAGCTTGCGTGGTGATGTATCACCAGCCTACAGCTCTGGCTGGGCCTGGTGGGCCATATCTTTATCAGTGGAATGATGACAGGTGCAATATGAAGCACAATTTCATCTGCAAGTATGAGCCAG AAAGTTACCTGGTAAAAGTGCAGAGCGACACGCCTGGAGGGCCTGATGTTG ATCTTTCCTCAGAAGAACAGGAGGAGAGGAGAACATCGGCTGTCGATCAAGACGAGAACCCTCAACTTATAATGCCAGGGCCCTCAA GTATGCTGCTAATCTACGTGATTATCCCTACCATCCCTCTCCTCTTGCTGATCCTGGTGGCTTCAGGAACGTGCTGTTTCCAGATGTTGAGCAAGAG taaaccaCGGACCAAAACGAGCGTTAACCAATCAACTCTCTGGATCTCCAAGACGCCCAAGATAGACAGTGGCATGGAGGTTTAA